The Megalops cyprinoides isolate fMegCyp1 chromosome 12, fMegCyp1.pri, whole genome shotgun sequence genome contains a region encoding:
- the LOC118786855 gene encoding rho guanine nucleotide exchange factor 10-like, whose translation MDANDFPPPPPEMLVEESPFLEEDEGEQFEFDDSGDEAPEADRPPPTPPAPDYGGQGDTKDTPQAQECGPKPVEGQAPNPVNTTDPAPSEMDGDFPPPPEGAAASCPDTAPAEEDGSSEDPAPPPAAPRTTSQGKTSPYSVIDIAPLQPPSSPEADSSVPEDPAVPPGYSVPLPCGYAVPSNVPVITPAYTTPVIIRHLSVDEDEALR comes from the exons ATGGACGCAAATGatttcccaccccctcctccagaAA tgctcgTGGAGGAGTCCCCATTCCTGGAGGAAGACGAAGGGGAGCAGTTTGAGTTTGACGACAGCGGAGATGAGGCTCCCGAAGCAGACAGgccgccccccacccctcccgccCCTGACTATGGGGGCCAGGGCGATACCAAAGACACACCACAGGCTCAGGAGTGCGGGCCCAAGCCCGTGGAGGGGCAGGCCCCAAATCCAGTAAACACCACAGACCCAGCCCCATCAGAAATGGATGGGGATTTCCCCCCACCTCCAGAGGGCGCTGCAGCATCTTGCCCAGACACAGCTCCTGCAG AGGAGGACGGCTCCAGCGAagaccccgcccctcccccggCAGCTCCCAGGACCACCTCCCAGGGGAAGACGAGCCCATACTCTGTGATCGACATCGcccccctgcagcccccctcctccccagaggccgacagcagtgtcccagaggACCCCGCCGTCCCCCCAGGGTACTCTGTCCCCTTGCCCTGCGGGTATGCCGTTCCCTCCAACGTCCCCGTCATAACGCCAGCCTACACCACACCCGTCATCATTCGACACCTCTCCGTAGACGAGGACG AGGCTTTGCGATGA